In Mus pahari chromosome 12, PAHARI_EIJ_v1.1, whole genome shotgun sequence, the genomic window TTCCACAGATGAGTAGAGACCCAATCCCTCAGCTTCCGTAGAGTCCTTTCCTCAGACTGGCTGCAaccacagagagacatacatgaCCTGCCCAACAATTAGTCACCATCCCTATCCCAGAGGATGTCATTTGGCCACCATAACCTCCCACTTCTAAAGAGGACTACGTGCAGCTCTGGGAAACCCCTCCCAGGTGCACATAGCCAGCAAGCATGCCAGCATGGAGCATGTGAGCTGAGCATAGCCAGCACAGAACATATGAACTGAGCATACCAGCATGGAGCGTATGAGCTGAGCATAGCCAGCACGGAGCATATGTGCTGAGCATAGCCAGCATGGAGCGTATGAGCTGAGCATACCAGCATGGAGCGTATGAGCTGAGCATAGCCAGCACAGAGCATATGAGCTGAGCATATGAGCAGAGCACCTCATGGGTtaatttcctcttcccaaatgaataGACTCTTAACCCTAGGTCAAAGGTGCTCTGACAATGTGATTGTCTAAACAAGACATGCACTGTCACAGCACCCACTATGTGCCAACATGATACGGAAAAACCACAAGGCCCCATCCCTAGATAAAGCACTACAGGCCATCAATggctgcagagaaagagagaatcagTCTTCCCTAAGGATGAGCCCCTCAGAGGTTATCTGATCCCAAGTGGACAGCCTTAAATAAGAGCAGCACTAATGGgcttgtgcgtgtgcgtgtgtgtgtgtgcgtgtgtgattggagaggggagagaaagggataaAGATGATGTAAATATGGAGTAAATAAAGAGTCAAACAATTtaacattataaaattaaaaaccatttaaaaaaacaaaagaggtaaCAAATGGTTCATGCTAGAACTCCCCCAAATTGCCCAGGTTAGCCGAGGGAAGCCGAGGGAGTGAGGTCTTACCAATCCTCGGACAGGAGAGCAGGAAAGGGTTAAAGCAATCCAGACAGTCTCCTGCAAGGAAGGCCTTGTAGctggcacaggggaaagccaTCAGTGGGCAGGTGTTCTCCAGGGCACTGATGTAGAGGTGTACAGCCCTCATGTGATCACAGATCAAGTAATTGTAACCTGAGAGAGGACAAAAATCTACATCACGGTTTGGGACCAGAGCAGTGGAAACTCCCTCGCTGCTGCTCACTCTTAAGTCTTCTGAGTTTTGTACCGCAGAGGGTTATGATTAGACACACTGTCCCCTGGGCGACACTTTGAAGTATTAACAGACACGCTtacctccatctctctttcccttttcatttccctgaGCTATGGAAGCTTAGCCTATCAAAAAAATGGCTTGATCTGAGATTGATTCTTatatgattagaaaaaaaatgggagcATACAGAATTAGGGGGCACCACCTCTACAGCTGAGATGCTTGTCTCTCAGCTTGTCTATCTTCTTCAGCACCACCCACAAAACAATTTTCTCACCCAGCGACGAGACAGTCCAGAGCAGTGGCTCTCGGCCTTCccgatgctgtgaccctttcagaCAGTTCTTCAcgatgtggtgaccccccaaccatataattacttttgttgctacctcGTCACTGTACTTCATTCACTACCTCGATgaaccataatataaatatctgcattttgCGATGGTCTTAGGCAACACCGTGGAAAGATTGTTTGACCCTCAAatgggtcgagacccacaggttgagaacaccTGTTCATGATCAGTCTTTTAAATTAAACATGCAGTACCTCACTAGCCCAATAGCTCATCTAAAGAACTTTCCAAGTATCTCGATTACCCCAATTGATTTGAttgtgctcattttttttttaaaagttgccaCCACTCATGTGCACGcagcgcgcgcgtgcacacacgcacacacacacacacacacacacacacacacacatgccgcAGCCCAATTAAGAGTTAAAAGGTAAGGAATAAGCCACCTGCAGGGTCTCAGGGTCATTTGACTTCCCCTGTACCACAAGACTCTCTCTTGGCCTGACAGGTAAGAATAAACTctgttcattctcttctctcctacGGTCAGGTGTCCCCTACTGCAAGAGTTCCTCTTTTAGCATCAACAGGGAACAGGGCAGCTGGTCTCTGTCCCTGCTTCTCAAACTGCATtgtgaagaaatgaaaactgtCGAAGGAAAATGTCACTAAGAGTTTCTACAAACATTGAAACCAAACCATCCCTCCTGGTCAGGAGTGCAGAAATGCAATTACAGATTTCTAAGAAAAACCAGTaaatcaggcaaaaaaaaaaaaaaaaaaaaaaagtacttgtttGATAAAACTGTCAAAAGAATCCTTAAAATGGAGCCGGGTGTGATGGTGCCAAACTggaatcccagtattcaggaggctgaagcaggaagagagttctgagtttgaggtcagcttgggctacagcaTGAGATATTgccttaaaagcaaacaaaacagaaatccttaaaatattaagaatttgaTAAGACAAGAGGATACTACAAATGCCCAGAAATCAGCATTTAATATTTCTAAGTGAAATGCCAATATAGTCATTTTAGTCATAAAAAGACTATAAGGATGAGCAATCGTTGGTGCTTAGCTTTTGATAGATTTAGTATTATTTAAAACAGATAAGTAACTATACTtgttatttaaattcatttataatttaaaatatgcgTTAAATCTTTCAAAAAGAGAATTCCAGAGGAATATATTTAGGAGAGGATGCgttaaaaatatctttctggccaggcgtggtggcgcacacctttaatcccagcactcgggaggcagaggcaggaggatttctgagttcaaggccagcctaatctacaaagtgagttccaggacagccagggctatacagagaaaccctgtctccaaaatccaaaaaaaaaaaaaaaacctttctggtAGTTTTGGAAGCAGGTATAGCATTATATCCCttcaatgccagcactcaggaggcagaggcaggctataAGCTTGGTAAGACATTGGGTGAAGCAACCTTTGGCCGTGTAGCTCTGTGGTCTGATGGCTTTCTGATGGCAGAATCTTCTGCCACCACTACATTCCGAAGAGAAGGCAGCTCCCGTAAGCTTTGCCACAGATCATGTCTCAGGATGCAGTGGGGGTTACTGGCCTGACACAGACTGGGATGACGGCACGAACATGAGTTAGACTTCCAGCATCAGAAAACTCGCTGGCATTCGTGGGCTCCAAAGATAACTAGTATGTGCTAAGACCCTGTAAACCATAGGAGGGCATGTGTCATCAGGACAACCCTGTGCGGCCCACACTGGTTGAGACATGGGGAATCTCATTTTATAGAGCAGGGACATACTAACTCTCCCTGACTTGCCGACCTGCATGAAAGAACACAGGGCATCCAGGCTGGTCTTGGCCTCCGTTGACAAAGTAGTCCACATGTCCGACAGGAATCCGGATACCCAAATCTGAAAGAGGCAGAGCCCTGTTAACCTCCTGCTTCAGGAATATACTTCCCCACTCCCACATCAGAATGGTTGGGAGTCGGGGTCCTCGTTCCTAATGGAGGGCCTGGAAGCTACACAAGGCAAACCACACTGAGAAGAGGCCCACTAGGATCAGTTTATAGAATTCTTGGACTTGAccgataaaataaaataagccttccttttctgttacacTTGAACCGCACGGTTCTCGTTCCTGTTCCTAGAACATGTCAGGCACTAGCCCACGTCCAGGCCTTACTTTGCCCATCTTCTCTAGCCAGAATCTTCTAGATCCTGCCAAGGCTGATTCGTTCTCCTCTACTGAGACATACCTACTATACAGATGTTCGTCAATAACCCTTTGGAAGCAACCTCCTCTGAAGTTACCCTCTATCGATACGCTTTCTTACACAATGTGTGATAGTCACAATGAGTGACTAATAAATCATtactgaatgaacaaataaacagacGCCTAGCTACATATCCCTGTTTGTTGTTGAGTTCTCAGGCCTGGCTTCCTAGCTCAGTGAAGATCCATCAAATAAGCAGAATCATCATTGAAGAAGCAGCTCCAACTTCAAAAAGCCCGGGGGCCAATGTCAGGTAATGATGAATCAAACAGGACATAGATTTGTTGGGGATGGGAgagttctatttcattttttaaattggttttgtATAGGAAAAcgatggttctttttttttttttttaatcacaatgaaATACACATAACTAAAGTTACCATCTTCATCTTTAAGAAGACAAcgagtgggggctggagagatggctcagcggttaagagcactgactgctcttccagaggtcctgagttcaattcccagcaaccacatggtggctcacaaccatctgtaacgagatctggcgccctcttctggagtgtctgaagacagctacagcatacttacatataataaataaataaatcttttaaaaaaaaaaaaagacaactagtGCCTTTATGTATCATTATTGATTGTCTACATTTATAGTGAGAAGtcactgtcccccccccctttattgcCTAAATATCGCTATCCTGAACTAAAGCTATATATTAGGCACCaactcctcctttctcctccctccttctccgtTAACCACCCTTGTGTTTCTGTCTCCGTAGATGTGACTCTTAAGTAAAGGACTCACCTTACTCATGAGCAAGAAGACAAACTATGGTAGCACAGCCAGGCTTGTGGGGCCTTGGTATGTGTCTGTGCAGTGACGGTAAGGACGGGGCTTGGATAATACCACTGCATGGGCTTCTTCCAGTTGCATGCCTTGTGAGCTTTGGATGCTAGAAGAATGCTTTAGGCCCTCAGAGGCTGAGCCACAGGTATCTCTCTCCCTTGAACTATAAGCCCTTCTGGTCTAGAACAGATACTGTTTCTCTTGTTGCAGTAACACTGAGCACAGTGCCTGGTACACACCATGGGGACATTTTATTTCCAGTAGACATAAGGATGATTGCCCACCTCTTTTCCCAGGTGGTCAGAAAGACAAGGCAGAGTGAGAGTTAAAGTGACCTATCCTGTGTGGGTCACTATTGGAAGGGAGATTCTCTCTCTTGACCTAGGCTTGTCCCCTGGGAAAAAGGAaagtccagactggcctgtgtGCCCGGGGAGCGGAATGTCCCTGTCTCCATCCTCAGGGGACAGGTGCACACGGTCTAAAAAAGCAGCATGACTTCCCTTATGCTATGCAGACAGCAACACCCCTCAGCACAAGATATGGTGTTAAATCGGAAAGATTACCAAACAGTTTTGGTTCATGAGTGAGAGTCCTCCTGCCCACTGATAGCTTAAAATAAAACTACTAGTCTCTGTGGTCACTGAACAATGATAGCCAAAGAATGATCTCAGATCTGGAAGAGACTTTCAAAATCATTATGATACGTTCTCTGTTGTATAACAGAAGCTCTGCCAGGAACAGGGGCTCTCGAGCCAGGACCACGCCCCTAGGTGCTAGCATCATAACCTTTACCTATGTGCCCTCCCTCATCCCAGACACATCACCCCAGCTCACTGTCAGTGTCTGTGTGGATGGCTTCTACAAACAGGGCGTCTCCAGCATCCAAGCGTTCCTCCAGGCTGGCTCTGGTGTACTCTGGTCCAGCAGGATCCAGACCTGTAAGGACAGACTACTCTCAGGATCCTTGTCCCTCTCAACTCCCAGAAACACCAAGGATACGCACTGTGCCTTCCCCAGAAATCCCTCCAGTTCAGCTCAGAGCATTATCTTACCAAGACCAAGGATTGGAAGACCCAGCCCAGAACCACTTTAATCCAGGAAACCTCATGGTCTACTGTCTATTGTGGTACTCTCTCAATGGCTCACTTTTCTGCTTCTAAAATGAACTTAACAATACCATCGATTTGGCAAAAACAATGATAATAGGTGTCATCCCAGAGGGTCTCTCGGGATGAGTCTGTGAGGCATGATTCTAACTTGTCCAACTGAAGGACTAAGAGTGTAGGGTAATCTACAACAGGTTACCAGGCAACCCCCACCCTTACTGACTGAGGCAGAAGACTGAAGCATCACCCCTGTCTTTGAAGCTATTCAACACACTGTCTGGGGGTGATTTCCACACCAAATCCCAATTACGGCTTATTACAGCCTAGTGTCTAAGTGTGTGCCCTGAGGTTTGGAAGCAAACATACGGGCTCATATGGTGACATTGGAGATGGCGGAGGAATGACACTATTTTGTGCAAACAGTGGATCATTTTAGTAGCAATAATGACTCTGTCGTAAGGATGTGGGCTCACCATCCCATCTGCACACGTCAGATGAGTCTCTGGAGcaatatctctctgtctctagtCACTGAGAGGAAATAGAGAGGCATCTTTTTTACCTGTGATCCGTCCCAACTGGCCTTTGTAGAAATGTCCCACCATGCCTCCAACATGAGCCCCCAGACTGACACCAATAATGTGGACAGAGGACTCCGACACACCCAGCTCCTGGAATAGACAATAGATTCCACTTGGGCCACAGTGGCTTTCTTGAGACTTGTGAAAACCGAGGGCCTTGGGCACCACACACCTACCCACATGCTTCAGGGAAAGGACAGGCCTCCCATCcatcactgtttttctttttgagctctgtcccccacccccacccacccacccagttccctcactTCAGATTATTCAATGATTACATCATTCCTTAGGAGGATTACTAAATTATACACAGTCAGCATTCCTTATTTTTGTGCAATATCATGTCTTATTGTGGCTTGGGGGCCCCTGAGGAAGCTCAGTGCCCAGCCTCTCAGCACCCTAAGAATCTGGCTCTGCTTGCGCCCTAGATCCCAAGGGCAAATCTTTTAATGTCAGGCTGCCCTTTTCTGTACACATGGCCAAAACGAACCCAAATCTTCCAGAACCTACCAAAAGTTTGCTGAGGAAACGGGAGATCTCCAGGCTCAGCTTGACCACATTCTCCACCGCTGAGTAGTACACGCCCGTAGAACCATAAACCCAGTCCACTGCAATCACATTAGCATCTGCTGCCCGCAGGAGAGCGCTGATAAACTTGTCAATCCAAGAAGGCTTTGTTCCTAACGCCCTGGACAGGAATCAAAACACAGGGGAAGAAAATGGCTTGCCAAATGACTAGCTATTGATAGAAACCTCAATTAGCCCCTAAACCGGGGAGAAGTCAAGACTAAGGACAGCCAGTCAGCGCCttgaggagagggagaaacatCCTTCCAGATGTGGAACCAGCACATGTGGAGCCTTCCAGCACCAGTACATGTAAATTATCTGAAAAGGCCTCTCATTTCTCATTGCATGTACAACTCACAACACATAGCAGGGATCCCTGCCACACCCTACCTTCACTCTGCCCCTTTGTGCAAAGCTCTGCAGACTGTCTGCATGCTCTGTCTCTATGCTGTTTGAGAGACAACTCTGGACCTTAGAGCTAAAAATACACGGCCtgaattctcattttaaaatataggttcTACCCTTGAAGAGGCTTTTATTCTTATGCCCTTGCATTCATTTACAACACAGTTTACCCGAGTACCTCTGGGCCTAAGGGGTAGGCTGGGTGATTTCCAAGATGTAAACACAAGTCCCTGTCCTTCTAGAACCTACGGTATGATACTCTTCTAGAAAGATAATGATGGACAATTTCCAGAAAGCTTTCTTAACAGTGTGGAAAGACCTTCTAACTCCCTGTTGTGGGACAGTGCGAGCATGCTCACAAGGAGACAGGAGTACAGAAAGTGATCCCTGTGGTTTAATAGAAGGGCTGCCTGATGAACACTCTGGCTCTAGCAGCTCTCCCTGGGAGAGTGGCTGCAGCTAAGACTTGCTAGAGAAATGTGTTGGGGAAGGAATAAAGAATGTCAATTAAGGGAACATGTGACTGGGCCTTTGGAGCAGAGAAGGGCCAGATGTGAAGTTGTGGGGACACCTCTCCAATTGGTACCCCAATTCTATATGCCCTGCAGTCACTCTGACCCTCTCTTCTCACAAACTTTCTCTATTTTCGGTCTTGTCAGTGGGTTTTGGGGAAAAAGATGTTTGAAGGGAAGGGTAGTGATTGAGTTATGGTAGGGTACCAGAAACCTCAGAGCTGTCAGGCTCCTGAGAAATGCTAACCTCTAGGTAAGATGGAGGTAGCATCATAAACAAAAATTTCTCAAGTCGTTAAATCATGGGAaaaaaagtgaaggaaaaaaaaaaaagaggaaataaaacccTGGGTAAAAAAAGTACCTTGTTGTTATCCCCGTGTGACTGCGTAAACCCTGTGACCTCATTGTCCCAAATGATTCATGCTGTAGAACCACACTCTGGAGATAATGGTACAGCAGGTACAGGTTTTTGCCCAAGAACCTATGGgcctcttcctccaccttcctTCTTAATCCAGGTATGGAAACTGGAGTGGCTCATCCAGGGTcataaagacagagcagagagataGACTTACTGCCTGTGCCAGGAAGAGTGAGGATCGACATGTGCAGGGTTTCCACGAGGCTCCTTCAAGGACATGAGCGGTGATGGGCAGTAAACCCACGCCGCTTCATCTCCCCGTCATCTCCCCATGCACTATGGTCTCTCTGGGTCTTAGCCGAGAAGATCCTACGGGTTGCTTAACTCTCACCTGAATCCATGAATAATTATTTTGGTTCCcagactggcattgaactcagagctccggATGTCACTGCCTTCTTCTACCAGCTGCCCACAGCTGGGGTCCGAGGGGGTAAAGAGGAGAAACTGCACCTTGAGGTTGGTGCCTCGGAGGAGGTTGGCACTCTGGAAGTCCGTGCATTTGGATTCGGGGGTAGGGGGTACGTTCCCTGGAGGAAACAAGACAGGACAAGAATATTCAGTATGAGGTCAACATCTTTTAGAAGGACGGTGTCCTGGACGGAAGATATGAGCAGGAGCTGTAAGCCCGGGATGCGTTGAGTCAGCCAGCTCAGTGATTAATCACGTATCTGTCAAAAGATGCATCAGTTCTGTAAGCCGAAATCTGTGCTGAATTCTCACGCCTAAGAGTGAAATACCAGAGAAGAATAGGAATATTGTTCAGATCAAGAAAGTTAAagaccagccgggcgtggtggcgcacgcctttgatcccagcactcgggagacagaggcaggcggattactgagttcgaggccagcctggtctacaaagtgagttccaggacagccagggctacacagagaaaccctgtctcgacaaaaacaaaaacaaaaaaaaaaaaaacaaaaaacaaaaaaaagaaagaaagaaagttaaagacCATGGAAAATGGCTGTTGTGGGGCCGAGTGAAGTTACCCACATTGTTGTCAACTCAACTGGGTTTGGAACCTCCTTGGAGATGTGCTTTCTCGGTGTGACTGACTTGAAGTCGTTTTCAGAGAGGCTTAGCTGAGGAGGAAGGAACCAGGCCAAATGTGGGTAACACCATCCCACAGACCAGGATCCCAGACCAACTAATGAGAGGAAACAGGGCAAGCCAGATGAGCACCACTGTTCACCTCGCTCTACTTCCTGactggatgcagtgtgaccacaGCCACAATGTGACTGCGCCTCATGCCCCACTGCTGTGCCTTCTCATCACGATACATCATATCCCTTTTAAGTCCTCAGCCAAATCAGATCCTTCTCTTAAGTTACCTCCGTCAGTCACATtctcacagtgatgagaaaagtagctaagacaagCCTCTCCCCCAGCGTTGTAGACTTCAAAGTCCTATTCGCCCATGCCTCAGAATGTGGCCATATTTAGCAAGGGACTTTTACAATGATAGTTACATTATAATGAGACTTTAATACAGCGTGATTGGTGTCCTTATGAGAGGAGAAATTttgacagaaagagaagatgagGCAAGCTGGCACAGGAAGAAATCAAAGGAAGAAGACTGGGGCCAAGTCCCTCATGAACCTCAGAAGAAACCTGCCCCGTCTGACACTGTGAGAAGTCTTCACCAACCACACGTATGTAAAGCATTTTTCAGTATACTCCTTAGGTACAATATACTCCAATGTTTCAGATATTTTTAGCCAAAGCCAACGGACTTTTGAGAGCATCAAGGAGAAAAGACGCAACCTAAAGCTCTTCCCTTCCTGAAGGGACCACACGGCTCGTATCATTTGAGCTTGTATCCCTGAGTCTACCTCAGTGATGAGGAGCTGTGGTCCCTAGCTCCCAAAACGTCTCACAGAGACAGACTGGAGTAGGGACAAGAGGCATTCTGACCCAACACATGGCACTGTGGCAGCCTCCCAGAATTACTGCCATGGAACAGAGATAACAGACTTGTCTTTATGGAGACCCTTTCTCCAATGATGACAGCATCTTTAGATTCTGCCTTGGCTATATGCTATCAGAAGTAACTGTGACATACACGCATAGCACAAGTGTGGACCTAGGATGCTCTGGGGTGTGGAGCTACTGTGAGTGGATCCTGGGAACCTGACCATAGAGAATCTTCCACATAGCATCGCCATATTGCTGAGTCTGAGCCCCAGCCTCTGATGTAGTTCTTCCGGATAGCCTTGTCCTTGGCGCTCCTGGGACCAAGCCCACTCTCAGTACAGCAACCTTCTCGATCTACACTTTTCTCTCTCACAGTAGGTGAGAAAGATGTCTGTCTGCTCCACTTCACTTGCCTTTTATAGCCTTTGCCattgattaattttcttttttaaaacactgcCTTCCCACAtgccattttgttttcattagtaCTGAAGATTGACCCTAGGGTAGTGTGAGTGAAGTACTCTACCACCAAGCTAAAGCCCCAGcgctaatatttttttaaagataggatcttCTCACAAGATCCCACATTAGCCTCAAACCCACGGATTGCGGCCTCAGCTCCCTGAATACTAgaataaagatgtgtgtcactacATTTGGCAGAACTAAATCCTCTCAGATAAGCATAACATGTCCCCTCAGGGAGTGCTGTGGCTTGAGTGTAACTTGAGTATAATCCCCTCCAAATCTATTATGTCCCCAAGATGGCAGTACTGAGAGGCACACTGGGCCTTTAAGAAATGGAGCCCACCCacgtgtggtggcacacacagttAATTCCACCCCTTGGGAAGCAGACAGAGGATTATGATCTTGGGGCCAGACTGGGTtatatagtaaattccaggccagcctgggctaaataatgAAACCCCAGCTCAAGAAACAAAGGACTGGGAAGGTGGCTCTGTGGTGAAGCACGTGTAAAAGGCCTGGCTTTTGATCTGCTGGACTTGGGGTTGGGAGGGGAACCACATGAGACCTAATGAGGTCCTTGGCTCACTGGATGTGTACCCCAGAAGCTGATGGTAGGATCTCAGACTCGTTCTACACTTGGCCCAATaatgacatattttttttctttttttcttttttctttttttttttctttttttccccgagatagggtttctctgtatagccctggctgtcctggaactcactctgtagacctggctgtcctcaaacttagaaatttgcctgcctctgcctctcaagtgctgggattaaaggtgtgcactaccactgcccggcgacATTTTTCTCCAATATATGCTTCCGTTATAACATCCCATTAAGAAAAGACCAACCCAGTGGGGCTGCTTGCTCTTGGACTTGCacttccaaaaccaaacaaacttgaACTAAGTAACACtcttcttttaaagttatttgtgtcaggtattttatagtataaatataaaactgaCTAACACAAAAAAGCCCCCAAGTCACCCAAGGATCAATATCACTCAGACAACATTAtctaaataaatgtcaaaattaGAAGCTAGCAACAAaatgtgaagtggaaatttctggtttattTGGAGACTCGGTTGTATTACATGATGTTTTTCCccaaactgtcttatgagaggatgtttttgctgaaacAAACATGTGAGCAggtgtttttgctgaagcagacacatgggaagatattctgctgagaacagacatgtgtttttctggaagcttcctggaaAAGGGACACGTGATATTTTAttggagcagatgcttgagaggacacgtgatgtttggaaagggtataagtataacccaaAAGACAGTGGATG contains:
- the Pla1a gene encoding phospholipase A1 member A gives rise to the protein MHPGLWETCFWLWGPLIWLSIGSSGNVPPTPESKCTDFQSANLLRGTNLKVQFLLFTPSDPSCGQLVEEGSDIRSSEFNASLGTKIIIHGFRALGTKPSWIDKFISALLRAADANVIAVDWVYGSTGVYYSAVENVVKLSLEISRFLSKLLELGVSESSVHIIGVSLGAHVGGMVGHFYKGQLGRITGLDPAGPEYTRASLEERLDAGDALFVEAIHTDTDNLGIRIPVGHVDYFVNGGQDQPGCPVFFHAGYNYLICDHMRAVHLYISALENTCPLMAFPCASYKAFLAGDCLDCFNPFLLSCPRIGLVERGGVKIEPLPKEVKVYLLTTSSAPYCVHHSLVEFYLKEKRKKDTSIEVTFLSNNVTSLVKITIPKQQLEGRGVMAHPSPQCQINQVKLKVQVSSRVWRKDRTPIVGTFCTAPLPVNDSKKTVCIPEPVRLQASMPVFRDLKIACL